The Fusobacterium massiliense DNA window CTCCATAATTCTTTTATCCAATTTGTGATTTTAGATAATATACTTTTAGCTGATTCAGTGTAAATATTACTTTTATAATCACTTTCATCTAAATATTCAGTTTTTTTAGATTTTTTCAACAATTCAATAAAAAATTCTTTAGAAGGAGATAAGATTTTTAAATTTTCATTAATTTGTTTATCTTCAAAACCTTCAATGATTTCTATACCTTTTTCCTTTGCGAGCTTTTCAATTTCAGCAACATAAGGATAGTCATCTTTTAAACGTTTTTCTAAAGACTCTTTTGATATTCTTCCATCATTAACATTATCCCAAATATCATCAATATAATTCCATGGGATATTCATAATAATTTTACCTATTTCAAATTTTTCAATAACTTCAATAAGACCAGAAGCATGATCTTGATCTGGATGAGAACAAATCAAGTAGTCTATTTTAGGATAATATTCATTTTTAAAATAAAATTCTTCAAGATGTTCAATCAATTTATTAGCGAGTACTTTAGAACCACCATCATAAACAACATTTATAAATTTACCATTTTTTTCATAACGAAAACATATAGCATCAGCATTTCCTTTATTTTCTTTTGTAGCAATAAAATCAATTTCATATCTCATTTTTTGGTTCCTCCTTATTAATTTGAAAATTTTCAACTCTTTTTCTTATATACTCTGTTTGCTTTCTATAGGAAAATACAAATAGAAAAAAGAAAGATAAGATAATTAGTAATTTTGGTAATAAACTACAAAATAAAAAATTATTTTGTAGAATTAAATAAAGTAGATAAAGAAAATTAAAGAAAAAAACAATTATAAAAGATCTGTACATATTATTAACCAATACAAATGTATGAATTTTATTATTATTTTCTTCCGCTTTTAAGAATTTTGAATAATCAGCAAACTTTATAATTTCTAACTTTAAGAAAAAAGGTTCTAAAAACAATGAACCAATTCTACTTATAATTAAACCTATAAAATAGTAGATAAATAATTTTTCATATATATCTATCTTTTCTACAACAAGAGTATAACCTTCTAAGTTCAGAAAATATGAAAAAATTATTCCAGGAAAAATATTATTGAATAATTCATATGTACTTAGTAGGTTTAAAAAAGTCTCCATAAATCTATCACCTCATAGTATAAAATAAAATTTTGTTATCATGTAGCAATAGTATCATATTTTTTTACAAATGTAAAGTTTTTGTTTTTATGTAAAATTTTACTATTTTACAATTTTTAAAATTGATTTTTGTTATAATTCTTGTTATAATTTAAATATGAAGATAAAAGATATATTAAAAGAAAATAATGTAAAACTTGTGGAATTGTCAAATGCTTTAAATATCTCTAGACCTACTCTTAACTTATATATTGATGAATTTGAAAGGGAGGGGAAGATTCTAAATAAAGAGTATGATTCTTTTTTTAAGAAAATTTTAGAGAAAGGTTATAAAAGTAGAGAAGAACTGTTAGAAGATATAAATGAATTTAAAAAAAATTTGGATAATAAAAAGTTTAATGATTTTTTACCAGAAAATCTAGATATATTACAAAGTATATACAATAAAATTTATAATGATATGAAAGGGAAAAATAAGGTAATAGCTATCTATAAATTTATGGATAGTGCTATCAACAACTATGGAGAAGATAAGGCGTTAAGTGGATATATAAACTATACGCTATATTTAAATGGATTGAAAGATATTAAAGAAATGAAAGATTATGAAAAAGCCTTAGTCTCAAAATTATTTCCAATTATGAAAAAATATGAGGAATTTGATTTGGAAGTTGATAGTTCTGGTTTAAAGGAATTCTATATTAGAGTAGAAGAGATAAAGGAAAATAGAGAAAAAAGATATCAAAGATTTGAAAAAATTTTAAAAGAAAATCTAATGAAAGAACTTAGTTTTAAAGATGAGTTAAATAAAGAAGATTTAAAAAGAATTTTAAATAATTTAGAATTAAAAAAAATATAGATAAGAGGGATTATTATGATAGTTTTAAACTTAGAATTAGATAATCTATTTGCTTTTGAAGATTTTAAAATAAATTTTTCATATTCAGATAATGTTAAAAATTCAAGTATCAAAGATGCATTTTTAAAAGATAGATCTAATTTTAGATATAAAAAAGTAAATATTCTTTTAGGAGCAAATTCTACTGGAAAGATATCTGTTCGAAAAGCAATGATGGCAATTTTTTAAATAAAAAAGATAGTTTAAAAGTTACTCGATATATAAGGAAGAAAATTTAATAAATTTTGTATTAGGTGATATAAGATATGGAAAATTTGTATTTAATTTTAAAAGATTATTTGGAAAAAAAAGAAGAGTATGCTAAAAATTATGCCTTAGAAAATTCTAATGTTTTAGAAGAAATTAAGGAAAAAATCGAAGGAGAAAAAGAAATATTAGAAAGTATAGCTTCAAAAGATTTAGACAAATCTATATCAGCTTTTGCTTTTTTAAATCGAGAAGAGAATTTTCATGATCATTATTTTGAAAATATAAAGAACAATATATTTAATCTTATCAAATTATTGAAAAATATAAAAGAACTATTAATATTTTTAACTGTACCAGAGAAAAGTATAATTTTAATTGGTGGGAATGGAAGTGGAAAATCTAGCTTAGCTGATTATTTAAAAAATAATATTTCAGAGAAAGTTTTAATATTTCCAGCATATAAGAATCTACTTCTAGTTGATTATGGAGATACTTTTTATAATAGCAAACATATACAGGATATACAATCTTCGGTAGTAGCAAAAAGGCTCAATCCAAATTACAATAACCAAAATGAGAATATTTTAAAAAATAGTATGGTAGCACTCATAAATGAACATTTAAAAGAATTACAAAAAAAACATGAAGAAAAATCTAATCAAGAACCTATAACAATGTTTGATAAATTTAGAGAAATTTATTATCAGATTTTTCCTGAATTAGAAATTAATATAAATACTGATAAAAGAATAATGCATCCTAAAAAAAATAATGGGAATTATGATTTTAATTTGATGAGTGAAGGAGAAAAAGTTGTAATTTTATATATAATAGAGGTTTTATTAGCAAAAGAATCTAGCTATATAATTATTGACGAACCAGAATCACATTTAAATTTATCAATAGTTAATAAACTTTGGGATATGTTAATAGAAGAAAGAAAAGATTGTCATTTTATTTTTATATCTCATCATATTGATTTTATAACTTCAAGAAATAATAGTGAGCTAGTTTGGTGTAAATCTTTCAATTATCCTGATGAATGGAAACTTGAAAAAATTTCAGATATTGAGAATCTACCAACAGAATTAACTGTTCAATTAACGGGAACAAAGAAACCTGTTATTTTATGTGAAGGAGATAAATCTAATAGTTTAGATTATAAAGTTTACTCACAATTATTTATAGAAGATTATTCTATTTATCCAGTTGGAGGACATTTAGAAGTTATAAGATATGTAAAGGGATTTTCAAATTTTTTTTCTCCAACTAAAGTTTATGGAATTATAGATGGAGATTTGATAGAAGAAAATCGTATAGAAGAATATAAAGCTCAAAATATTATCGTACTACCATTTAATGAAGTAGAAATGTTTTTATTAGAAGAAGAAATAATAAAAAATGTTCTGACCTATTCTGAAGAAAAAATTACTCAAAAAATAGAAAGTTTTAAAAATAAATTGGTTGAAAAAATTGAAAATAATAAAGAAAAAATAGTTTTAAGTAAAATAAAAAAAGAAATAGATCTAAGCTTTAAAGAGAAAAATATAGAAAACTTTAATTCTTTAAATGATTTAAAAGAAGATTATAAAAATATTTTTGACTTAGAATTAGTAGATAAAAAATACCTAAAATATATGGATGAATTGAAAAATATTTTAGCTCAAAAAAATTATATTGGACTTTTAAAATGGTGTTCCTTAAAAAAGGAAATTTCAAAAGGATTAGCTAATCAAGAATTAGATAATGATTATGTTGAAAAAGCTATAAATATAATTAGTAGAAATAAATCTTTAAGGAAAAAATTGAAAGAAAAATATTTTTCTATTTTAGTAAAATGATTTAGAAGGGGTTATAATGAAAAAGAGTATATTAATAGGTTCAATATTTCTAGTGTTTTTAACAATTCCTTATTTGATTGATTTTTTTGTTATTGGAAATGAAAATGTAAAAATAAATGTTAAGAATTCTGATTTTTTCTTGTTTTTGGGATCTTACTTAGGAGCATTAATAACAATATTAGGGACATTATTGATAAGTAAAACAGAAAGAAATTTAAAAGAAAAAAAGGAATCTGAGCAAAAGGAGGAAAAAAATAGAAAAATAAATTTACTTTTTCTTAATACTGTATATTTAGAATATTCTAACTTAGAAGAAATTTTAAAAAACTTATATAATATACAAAATTTTAGTTCAGGCTCTCGTAGAGCAGATACAATATTTTTAAGAAAAATTATTCTTGAATTAGGAGAAGATTTTATTGATATAGCTAATAAAATTGTTTTTGATATAGAACAAGAGTACAATAATAAGGAAATTTTAGAAATTAATATGAGAAATGATAAAGTGGCTATATCTAAAAAATATGATGCCATTTCAAATCTAGTAAAGAAGATGGAAGAATTTGATAAAAATGAGAGAGTTGAAAAATCAATGTCTAATTATTGGAATTATTATGGAAAAATTTTTAAAGAGTATGAAGAAAAAAGTAGAGACACTATAGATAAAGAACAGAAAATATAATTTTAAAGAATATTTAGAAAAAACTTAAAAAGATAAGAGAGGTTTATATGAAAACATGTCTAATAACAGGAGCTACAGGCTTTATAGGAGCAAATTTTTAAATATATATTAAAGAAATATGAAGGTATAAATGTTATTGTTGTAGATGCATTAACTTATGCTGGCAATTTAGGAACAATAAAAGAAGAATTAAAAGATGGTAGTATTGTACTGACCCAAAAAGTTGGACAAATTAATTTTAATTAGATGTTGATGTTACAATTTTGCTTGACTAGAACAATACTTAAAGATACTTATATCTATTCCTCTCAAGTTTATCAAAAAAATTTATTTCTCTAAAACTTTAGGTGTTGATATACTCTTAAAAAGAACTATATCATTTTTAAATTAGCAAAACAAATCATAAAATATTAGTACAAATATTTTTATAATATGATAGAATAAAGCTAAATTTAATATAAACTAAAATTTTAGGAGAAAATTATGAAGAAAAAATATTATCGAATCATGTTTATATCTTTAATAATACTAGCATTTTATATTTTATTCTTATACAACAAAGGATTAATAGCTTTTCTTTTAGTTTTATATCTCATAATTCTAACGCAATTTTTCCTTTCCTTTATTATTTCTACTATATTTGACACATATGAAAATCGGGATAAAATTGATAAACAAAAATATTATAAAAGGTTTCTAAATTTTTTTAATGAATATTTAAAGATAAATGAAAAAAATTTTATTAAACTATGGAAAGTGTATTTTCTAGTCTCAATATTTATATGGATTATTCCATTTCCATTTAATGAAAATGCACTTGAGGTACTGACCACAATTTTAGCTCTTTTAGAAGGTTCTTTAATAAAAAAAAATGTAAAATCCAAGGCTTTTTCAAATATACTTTATATAATGTTTTTATATCTTTTAATTATATTAGTAGGAGAATTTATTAAGGGAGAACCTTATAATAAATTTGAATTTAATAAGAACTTTAATAGTTTTTACCTACAATATGATCTTTTTTTTACCTTGATAAGAGCTTATTTATTGGCTATATTATTCGTAAAAGCCTTTCAAATTTTCTTTTTTTTTAGTGAGAATAAAAAGTGATAGAATGAAAATTTTATAAATATTAGATATATATTAACCTCAAAAAATAAAATAGTTTTATTATGCTTAGCAGCAGTTTTATTATCAGCTGACAGATATGTAGCTATGGGAGAACAAGCTGTTCTATTGGAAGGAGCTAATGCTGAAGGTTCTGTTGCTAATGCTCAAATAGATGGAATGAGAAAAGCTAATGTAGAAGTAAAAGACGGAAAAGTAGTTGCAACATTGTTAAGAGAGAATCCAGTTGAATATTTAGGTGAGAATCCAGAAGAATCTTCAAGAAATGTAGCAGAAAATGTTGAAAATGTATTCCAAGATTTAGATAGAAAAGTGTTCTCAGGTACTGCAACAGATAAAGAATTAACAATGGTAGCAACATTACAAGGTATGTCACCAACAAGCTTTTCATCAGCAACAGAGTTGATGTCAGGAGAAATATATGCTTCAGCACAAGCATTAACTTTCTCACAATCTCAAAATATTAATAGAGATTTATCAAATAGACTCTCTGGTTTAGATAATTTAAAAAATTCTAATAAAGATTCAGAAGTATGGTTCTCAGCAATAGGAAGTGGTGGAAAACTAAAAAGAGATGGCTATGCTTCAGCAGATACAAGAGTAACAGGAGGACAATTTGGTATGGATACTAAATTTGGACCAACAACTACTCTTGGAATGGCTATGAATTATTCATATGCAAAAGCAAATTTTAATAGATATGCCGGGAAATCAACTAGTGATATGGTAGGAGTTTCATTATATGGGAAACAAGATTTACCTTATGGATTCTATGCAACAGGTAGATTAGGACTAGCTAATATCTCATCAAAGGTTGAAAGAGAATTATTAACTTTAACTGGAGATACAGTAACAGGAAAGATAAAACATCATGATAGAATGTTATCATCTTATCTGGAATTAGGAAAGAAATTTGGGTGGTTTACACCATTTGTTGGATATTCTCAAGATTATCTAAGAAGAGGAAGTTTCAATGAATCAGAAGCAGCTTGGGGAATAAAAGCTGATAAGAAAAACTATACAACAAGTAATTTCCTAGTTGGAGCAAGAGCTGAATATTTAGCAGATAAATACAGAATACAAGCCTATGTGACACAAGCAATAAATACAGATAAAAGAGATTTATCGTATGAAGGAAAATTTACAGGAACTAATGTAAATCAAAAATTCTATGGAGTAAAGCAAGCAAAGAATACAACATGGATAGGTGTTGGAGCATTTAGAGAAATAAATCCAGCATTTGGAGTTTATGGAAATGTAGATTTCAGAGTAGAAGACAAGAAATGGGCAGATTCAGTAATTTCAACAGGATTACAATATAAATTCTAAAAAGTAATTATTTGAGACTGTAAAAAAAAGTCTGTAAATATTTTAAAACTATAGTCTTCTATGATAGAATATAAAATATCATAGGAGGCTATTTTTATGAAAGAAAAAAAGAAGTTTACAAAGTAAAACCATTAACAGAGGGGAAAAAGAATATTATTGCTACTTTAAAGAGTATGATATTAAAACTGCTGAAGATATTCAAGAAGCTCTTAAAGATCTTCTTGGAGGAACTATCAAATCTATGATGGAAGCTGAGATGGATGAGCATATTGGATATGAAAAGTATCAACATTCTGATGCTACTAATTATCGTAATGGCGTAAAAAAGAAAAATGTACGTTCTACTTTTGGTGAGTTTCAAGTTGAAGTTCCTCAAGATAGAAATTCCACTTTTGAACCTCAAATTGTTAAAAAGAGACAGAAAGATATTTCTGAGATAGATCAAAAAATCATAAATTTGTACTGCATCCATAATTTTGGATGACATAAGATTGGAGGTGCAGTACATCCAGGGATTTTTTCTAAAAATAGTCAAGTGTTTTTATTGTAATAAGTTTAATTTTATAATATAATGTTAAAAAGAATAAATTATAAAAAGGAATAATTTTATGAAAAACTTAAAATTTCCAAAAAATATAAACAATAATTTAGAAACTATAATTTTTTTAAATGATTTATTGAGTGATAAAAATAAAGAAATATATTATTCTATGAAAGAAATTGAATTTTTTGAAGCATCAATAGTTCCATATTTTCATTCGATAAATATGCAATTATATAAAACACATGAGAATATTTTTTATGATAATATAAATACAGAAATTGAAGCATTTTTTCTAAAAAATAAATATGCTAAAAATTTTAATAAAAAACATTTAGATTTATCTTTAGAGGATAAGCATAAGACTTATATTGAATTTACAACTATGGAAAAAGATGCAGAAGATGCATTTTATATAATAGAAAGAAATATAAAAAATAAAAATCTTATTAATTTCAATGATAATATACAGAGTTCGTTCATTTCCTTGGTTGGAGAATTAGCAAATAATAGTTATGAACATGGTAATATAGATAAAGCTTATTTTTGTGGACAATATTTTCCTAGAATAAGTAAACTCTCATTTTCTATCAGTAATTTAGGAAATACTATAGTTGAAAACGTAAAACAAAAAAATTCAAATTTTTCAAATGAAAAATGTTTAGAGTGGATTTTTGAATTAGGAACAACTACAAGAAAAGACGGCACGAGTGGTGGTCAAGGTTTATATGAACTAAGAAATATTGTACATAAACTGAAAGGAAATATTACAGTTATAAGTGGTAATGATTATTATAATATTGATAAAAATAATATTATAAAATATCAATTTTTAGAAAATAAATATACAGGAACAACATTTATAATAGACATATATTATAATAGAGAGGTGAAATTATGAAAAAGATAATAACAATAAAAGATGCTATAAATAGTAAATTTGCAATAAAAGAAGAAAAAGGGCGAATACTTTATGAATGCCTTAGGAATTTATTAGAAGAAAATGAAGAAGTTGTACTTGATTTTAAAGATATTATAGCATCGACAACTAGATTTTTCAATGTTTCAATAGCTATATTATATAAAGATTTCCCAGAAAATATTGTTGATAATATAGAAATAATAAATACTAATTCTGTATTAAATTCACAATTGGAGGTATCAAAAAATGGAGCAAAAGAATTTTATAGAATTAAGTAAATATACAAAAGGAAGTATAAATGAAAATAGTGTAATTTTTGATACTAATGTTCTAGTTGATTTATTTTATCCTGGAAATATAAACCAGAGAACTCAAAAAGAACTTTTAAAACTGCAAGATATTTATCAAGACTGTTTAGAAGAAAATAAAAAGATATATATAATAGTCCCAATTATTTCTGAATTTTATAATTTAGCATTTAATATCTCATTAAGAAATTATAAAACTAATAATAATATTCAAGGATTTTTTAATAGAAAAAAGTATAGAAATACTCAAAGTTTTAAAAATACGAATATAGGAATAGTTGGAATAATTGACAATTTTTCAAATCAATTTGAAATAAAAAAAATCAATTTTGATTATTTAAAAATTACTGATAGAATACAAAAATTAGAAAAATTAGATTTTACAGATTTAATTATTTCAGATTTTTGTGAAAAAGAAAATACATGTTTGGTTACTTTAGATAAAGATTTTAAAAATGTATTTATAAATAATTTAAAATTTAGTATAGTATCATTGTAATTAAATTTTCTAATAGAATTAAGTTTATTAAGAAATATAAGAATATTTAGGTTATTTGTCAAATCGTGTTGATGAAAAAGTTTAGACCATTACTTAGGATAATTAAGAGAATTTTTGAGAATAAAAACTTGAAAATAATAAGTCTAGAGAGTTGGAAAGATAAAGTATTTATTTTCTCAATATAAAAACTGCACCTCAAATCTTTAAGATCTTTGGTGCAGTTCATTTTTATTTATTATTTTGACATTGCTTCAATGAACCAAAGTTGTTTTACGAAGTGAGAAATTTGATCTTCCATTTCGTTAGCAACAGCGAAATCATCTTCTTCGTTAGCAACTTCTCTTATTAATTTAGCATCTGCTAACATTAATTCCATATCTTCTTTTATAGATTTTACAACTTCAGATACTTTAAAATCTTTAGCTTCTATTTCTTTAACAGTTGCATGTTGTAAGTAATCAGCTAATTTTACTAAAGGATATTCTCCTTTCATTTTGAAGATTTCAGCAATTACATCAAATTTATCAAAGTAGTAGTCATATAAAGTTTCTGTATATTCGTGTAAAGATGAAAATCTTTCTCCAACTACATTCCAGTGTAGGTTATGAGTTTTAGTTATAAGCACTCCTAAGTTTGATAAATATCTGTTTAAATTTTCTTTATTTTTCATTTTAATACCTCCGTTACATAATTATATTATTTAATTTTCTATGACATTATAATAACATATATGATATTTTATGTCAAGAATTTTTTGTAATTATTATAAAAATAATAATTTTTATATTGAAATCAAATAAAAAATATTCCAAAATTATTTTTCTATTCCATTTTCAAAATGTGCTTCTCTTAATAAATTTCCATTAGTATCATATTCTTGATAAAGACCATCTATTTTTCCCTTTTCATTGTAGACACACTTTTTAAAAACTTGTTCATTAGAATGGTATTCAGTATAATCTCCTACCATTTGTCCATCAACAAAATTTACATTTAATTTTATTTTTCCATTAGGGAAATATTTAATATTTTTAGAAGTAGTTCCATCATTCACATAAATAGCTTCTCTTTTAAGAACTCCGTTAGGATAATATTCTTTGTATTCCCCAACTTTTCTTCCATCTACTAAGTTGTATTCAGTACTTATTTTACCATCATTATAGAAAGTTTGGTATTTTCCATGTAAGTTTCCGTTTTTATAATTCTTTATTATTTCTATTGTACCATTCAAATAATAAGATTTATAAATCCCTTCTCTCACACCATTTACATAATTTCTTTCTTCTTGTACAACCCCATTATCGTAAATTTTTACCCATAAACCTTCTTTTTTTCCATCTTTGTTATATTGGTTATTCATGATAAAAACCTCCTTAATATGATTAAAAAAACTTCCTATTTAAAGTATATAACATTTTTTAAAATAAATAAAGAAAAATATTGTTTATTTTTTATAAGAAAAGTATAAATTTAAAAAATAGTCTATGATGTCCGTATTAGTTTTAAGATTTTATGTTCATTGAACTTGTAGAACTCATACGGCTGTCAAGAGACTTTATTTTACTAGAAAGTTATAATAAATTCGGTACTTTTATTAAGTTCACTCTTTATTTCAGCCTTAGCAGAATGTAATTCTAAGATTTTTTTGACCATTGATAGTCCTAATCCACTTCCTTTATTTTCATCTTTGTTTCTCGAGCTTTCAACTTGAAAAAATCTATTCCAAACTTTTTCAATATTTTCTTTTGAAATCCCAATCCCATTATCTTTTATTTTAAGAATGAGTTTATCATTTTCTAAGTAGAAAAAAACATCAATTTTATTTTTAGTAAATTTTATTGAATTATTTAATATATTTATAAAAACTCTTTCTATCATAATTTTGTTTCCATAAAATGTTAAGTCTTGTTGGATATCTTTGTTAAGTTCTATCCCTTTTTCTTTAATTAACCCATTGTAATCTTCAAGTATTTGAGTGAAAGTATTTGAGATATCAAAATTTTCTTTATCAATTTCTTTTTTTATATCCAGTTTAGAAAGTTCCATAATCTGATTTATTAGTTCTTTCATTTTTTTTGATTGTCTTTCAATTACTTTTAATGAATCTTTAGCTTCTTCAAAAGTATCTGAATATTTAAGAGCATATTCACTCTCAGATAGAATAACAGTTAAAGGTGTTCTTAACTCATGAGATACATCTGCTGTAAATTGTTTTTCTCTAATAAAGCTATTTTCAACTGTATCAAGCATTTCATTTAAAGTGTTTGCTAAGGCAGACACTTCATCTTTTGCATAAAACAAGTCAATTCTTTTTGAGAAATTTTGTTTTTTTGTGATTTCTTCTGTTGTTTCACTTATAGATTTTATAGGTAAAAATCCTTTTTTTACTATTTTATACCCACCATAAACAATTAAAAAAATTGCAAAAGGAGTTAAAAATAATAGGATATATACAAATTTTAATAGTTCTCTTTCAAAAATTGCTATTGGAAATATTCCTCTTACCCATTCTCCATTTTCATTTATTTTTACATCATAGTATAAAAATTTTGTCTTAGAATTTTTAAAAACATTTATATCTTCTATTGAAAATGGAAGAGATGAATCAAATTTGTTTGGAACTCTTCCTTCTATGATATTATTATTATTATCATATTTTAAGAAATAAATACCATTATTAAAAGATTTGAACTTCTCGGGCTTATATAATATCTTTTCAACACCTTCTATTAATTCTTCGGTTTTACTATCATTAATAAATTTATCTTCAAGATAAAATCCAATTGCTATAATTGAAAAAAATAGAATAATTATAAAAAAGCTATACCATATTGTTAATCGTATTTTTATTGGAAGCCTTAAAAATAATTTTTCAAAGAAATTTATTTTTTTAATCTTCTCTAATGACATAACCCAATCCTCTCTTAGTAAATATTAAATCTTTTGAATCTCCAATAACTATTTTTTTTCTAATATTTTTAATAATAACATCTATGATATTTGATTCACCTTCATAATCAAAATTCCATACACCATCTCTAATTTTATCTCTACTAAGTATGTGTCCCTTATTTTGTATAAGATATACAAGTACCTCATACTCCTTTGCTGTAAGCTCAATATTTATTCCGGCTCTAGTTACTATTTTTTTATTTATGTCTATTATTAAATTATCTATTTGTAAAATGTTAGTAGTATTGCCAAATTTTCTTCTTGTAATAGCTCTAATTCTAGCTGATAACTCATCAAAATCAAAAGGTTTAATCAAATAATCATCAGCTCCTAAATCTAGACCTTTTACTTTGTCATCAATACCATCTTTAGCAGTCAACATAAGAACAGGAGTATCATTATTTTCCTTTCTCATTGTCTTTAAAACTTCATAACCATTAATTTTGGGCATCATAACATCTAAAATTACTAAATCATATTCTGTCGAATTTAGATAATCCAAGGCTTCTTCTCCATCAAAAACATTATCAACATTAAAATTATTTTTCTTTAAATACTTAGTAATAATATTATTTAAATCTCTTTCATCTTCAACTACTAATACTCTCATTTTTCTCCTTTATTCCAGATATTAACTATTTTATATTTTTCCTTTTTTTAGGTATAGTTGTCTATCTGTTATCAGTGATAAGTCTTTTGCATGAGTTACAACAACTATTGTTTGACCGTATTCTTTATTTATTTTTTTGAAAAGTGAAAAAATAAGCTCACTTGTATCTTCATCTAAATTTCCAGTAGGTTCATCAGCTAGAATTAAACTAGGTCTATTTATCATAGCCCTAGCAATAGCAACTCTTTGTTTTTCTCCACCTGACAACTGATTCGGCTTATGATTAAATCTTT harbors:
- a CDS encoding ComEC/Rec2 family competence protein; amino-acid sequence: MRYEIDFIATKENKGNADAICFRYEKNGKFINVVYDGGSKVLANKLIEHLEEFYFKNEYYPKIDYLICSHPDQDHASGLIEVIEKFEIGKIIMNIPWNYIDDIWDNVNDGRISKESLEKRLKDDYPYVAEIEKLAKEKGIEIIEGFEDKQINENLKILSPSKEFFIELLKKSKKTEYLDESDYKSNIYTESAKSILSKITNWIKELWSKDSLKEDVETSEENEISIVLLGDMKENKFLLTGDVGIKGLEKAIEKGNKIGIPLTEVNFYQIPHHGSRHNLSPSIMNKMVGNIVSEGIKLKKVAYASVAYESDYPRKAVINAFIRRGVQVYKTNGYTLNRSFLIPEREGWSSVPELPFNEKVEDWDK
- a CDS encoding DUF4435 domain-containing protein gives rise to the protein MENLYLILKDYLEKKEEYAKNYALENSNVLEEIKEKIEGEKEILESIASKDLDKSISAFAFLNREENFHDHYFENIKNNIFNLIKLLKNIKELLIFLTVPEKSIILIGGNGSGKSSLADYLKNNISEKVLIFPAYKNLLLVDYGDTFYNSKHIQDIQSSVVAKRLNPNYNNQNENILKNSMVALINEHLKELQKKHEEKSNQEPITMFDKFREIYYQIFPELEININTDKRIMHPKKNNGNYDFNLMSEGEKVVILYIIEVLLAKESSYIIIDEPESHLNLSIVNKLWDMLIEERKDCHFIFISHHIDFITSRNNSELVWCKSFNYPDEWKLEKISDIENLPTELTVQLTGTKKPVILCEGDKSNSLDYKVYSQLFIEDYSIYPVGGHLEVIRYVKGFSNFFSPTKVYGIIDGDLIEENRIEEYKAQNIIVLPFNEVEMFLLEEEIIKNVLTYSEEKITQKIESFKNKLVEKIENNKEKIVLSKIKKEIDLSFKEKNIENFNSLNDLKEDYKNIFDLELVDKKYLKYMDELKNILAQKNYIGLLKWCSLKKEISKGLANQELDNDYVEKAINIISRNKSLRKKLKEKYFSILVK
- a CDS encoding STAS-like domain-containing protein codes for the protein MKKIITIKDAINSKFAIKEEKGRILYECLRNLLEENEEVVLDFKDIIASTTRFFNVSIAILYKDFPENIVDNIEIINTNSVLNSQLEVSKNGAKEFYRIK
- a CDS encoding PIN domain-containing protein — protein: MEQKNFIELSKYTKGSINENSVIFDTNVLVDLFYPGNINQRTQKELLKLQDIYQDCLEENKKIYIIVPIISEFYNLAFNISLRNYKTNNNIQGFFNRKKYRNTQSFKNTNIGIVGIIDNFSNQFEIKKINFDYLKITDRIQKLEKLDFTDLIISDFCEKENTCLVTLDKDFKNVFINNLKFSIVSL
- a CDS encoding Dps family protein, encoding MKNKENLNRYLSNLGVLITKTHNLHWNVVGERFSSLHEYTETLYDYYFDKFDVIAEIFKMKGEYPLVKLADYLQHATVKEIEAKDFKVSEVVKSIKEDMELMLADAKLIREVANEEDDFAVANEMEDQISHFVKQLWFIEAMSK
- a CDS encoding toxin-antitoxin system YwqK family antitoxin: MNNQYNKDGKKEGLWVKIYDNGVVQEERNYVNGVREGIYKSYYLNGTIEIIKNYKNGNLHGKYQTFYNDGKISTEYNLVDGRKVGEYKEYYPNGVLKREAIYVNDGTTSKNIKYFPNGKIKLNVNFVDGQMVGDYTEYHSNEQVFKKCVYNEKGKIDGLYQEYDTNGNLLREAHFENGIEK
- a CDS encoding sensor histidine kinase, with amino-acid sequence MSLEKIKKINFFEKLFLRLPIKIRLTIWYSFFIIILFFSIIAIGFYLEDKFINDSKTEELIEGVEKILYKPEKFKSFNNGIYFLKYDNNNNIIEGRVPNKFDSSLPFSIEDINVFKNSKTKFLYYDVKINENGEWVRGIFPIAIFERELLKFVYILLFLTPFAIFLIVYGGYKIVKKGFLPIKSISETTEEITKKQNFSKRIDLFYAKDEVSALANTLNEMLDTVENSFIREKQFTADVSHELRTPLTVILSESEYALKYSDTFEEAKDSLKVIERQSKKMKELINQIMELSKLDIKKEIDKENFDISNTFTQILEDYNGLIKEKGIELNKDIQQDLTFYGNKIMIERVFINILNNSIKFTKNKIDVFFYLENDKLILKIKDNGIGISKENIEKVWNRFFQVESSRNKDENKGSGLGLSMVKKILELHSAKAEIKSELNKSTEFIITF
- a CDS encoding response regulator transcription factor, which encodes MRVLVVEDERDLNNIITKYLKKNNFNVDNVFDGEEALDYLNSTEYDLVILDVMMPKINGYEVLKTMRKENNDTPVLMLTAKDGIDDKVKGLDLGADDYLIKPFDFDELSARIRAITRRKFGNTTNILQIDNLIIDINKKIVTRAGINIELTAKEYEVLVYLIQNKGHILSRDKIRDGVWNFDYEGESNIIDVIIKNIRKKIVIGDSKDLIFTKRGLGYVIRED